In Candidatus Promineifilum breve, one genomic interval encodes:
- a CDS encoding glycosyltransferase: MNVEPQDDDPLAELRRRATLREFTFVSGAPVVGGLMARLRAAWNSVATKWQARPVMAQQSAFNRALADWLAQPPNAAEVDERLIAQDHRQTALSGEMARLTAQARWARGERAERRPRLAYFSPLPPSPSGIADYSAELLPHLAELADITLFSDQPEVDILGLPSYATGDYPALRHAFDLPLYQMGNSDRHEAMFAMMMQYPGVVVLHDYFLHHFIHYHTVGRGDWPGYEREMAYAGGRDGRRRARAIRDNQATFPLFDEPLNARLIDAAVGLIVHSDFAARRARAARPGLRAAVIAAPVAPHPGRSRRAQLGVADDAVIFGSFGQLTAEKRIDTALRAFRRVREQYPHSRFLLAGGAQPDIDLPRLLADLQLADAVIAIGHVAELGEFVDWIHTADVVVNLRQPTVGETSAVALRALAAARPVVVYDHGWYAELPDAVALKVPPGDEDALFAAMERLAASAALRRALGEAGEAYIQAHHQPQQVARATIDFVLTILAGGSAYA; the protein is encoded by the coding sequence ATGAACGTCGAACCACAAGACGATGATCCGTTGGCTGAACTGCGGCGGCGGGCCACCCTGCGCGAGTTTACCTTTGTCTCGGGCGCGCCCGTGGTCGGCGGCCTGATGGCCCGGCTGCGCGCCGCCTGGAACAGCGTGGCGACCAAGTGGCAGGCCCGGCCGGTGATGGCCCAGCAATCGGCCTTCAACCGGGCGCTGGCCGACTGGCTGGCCCAACCGCCAAACGCGGCCGAGGTGGACGAGCGGCTCATCGCCCAGGATCACCGGCAAACGGCTTTAAGCGGCGAGATGGCCCGGCTGACGGCGCAGGCGCGGTGGGCGCGCGGCGAGCGAGCCGAACGACGCCCGCGCCTGGCCTATTTCAGTCCGCTGCCGCCGTCGCCCAGCGGCATCGCCGACTATAGCGCCGAGTTGCTGCCCCATCTGGCCGAACTGGCCGACATCACCCTTTTCAGCGATCAGCCCGAAGTTGACATCCTCGGCTTACCGAGCTACGCGACGGGCGACTACCCGGCCCTGCGCCACGCCTTCGACCTGCCCCTCTACCAGATGGGCAACAGCGACCGGCACGAGGCGATGTTTGCGATGATGATGCAATATCCGGGGGTTGTCGTCTTGCACGATTATTTCCTCCACCACTTCATCCACTACCACACCGTCGGGCGCGGCGACTGGCCCGGCTACGAGCGCGAAATGGCCTACGCCGGTGGGCGCGACGGCCGCCGCCGGGCGCGCGCCATACGCGACAATCAGGCCACGTTCCCCTTGTTCGATGAGCCGCTCAACGCCCGCCTGATCGATGCCGCCGTGGGCCTCATCGTCCATAGCGACTTTGCCGCGCGGCGAGCGCGCGCCGCCCGGCCGGGTTTGCGCGCGGCGGTCATCGCCGCGCCGGTTGCGCCCCACCCCGGCCGATCGCGGCGCGCGCAGTTGGGCGTGGCCGATGACGCCGTGATCTTCGGCAGCTTCGGCCAACTGACGGCCGAAAAGCGGATCGACACTGCCCTGCGCGCCTTTCGCCGGGTGCGCGAGCAGTATCCCCACAGCCGCTTCCTGCTGGCCGGCGGGGCGCAGCCCGACATTGACCTGCCGCGCCTGCTGGCCGATCTGCAACTGGCAGATGCGGTCATCGCCATCGGTCACGTGGCCGAACTGGGCGAGTTCGTGGACTGGATCCACACCGCCGACGTGGTGGTCAATCTGCGGCAGCCGACGGTGGGCGAGACCTCGGCCGTCGCCCTGCGGGCCTTGGCCGCCGCCCGGCCGGTCGTCGTCTATGACCACGGCTGGTACGCCGAACTGCCGGACGCGGTCGCGCTGAAGGTGCCGCCGGGGGACGAGGACGCGCTCTTCGCGGCCATGGAACGGCTGGCGGCGTCGGCCGCGTTGCGCCGCGCGTTGGGCGAGGCGGGCGAGGCTTACATTCAGGCCCATCACCAGCCACAACAGGTCGCCCGCGCCACCATCGATTTTGTGCTGACGATCCTGGCAGGTGGGTCCGCCTATGCCTGA
- a CDS encoding glycosyltransferase family 39 protein — protein MPEWFFGALLVGLIVAGGMLAVRLFLPRGAPLHPTHLFAGLALGLIVTGWLALVLAELNRFFLGALLAILVVGVAALLLWSWRRRGGDALAPPAPEAPLARWEWAMLAVWLAAAAWLFFRPHEYVYGGADAGVYISLGAEIAQHGGFRIDDGTLAGLSPEMRAAVLRPLPDTPGAAAYLLPGFYVSDAAAGRLIPQFYPQHPVWQAVAFAVAGGMDDAAGIDAQLLLTGLWMALGTLAVYLTARDLGGPVVGALALAGLSLSALQVWFGRYPTSEALTQFLLWVGVWSGGRWLGDRSPTRLWAFLAGCALGAVFLTRIDALVLLPVFALVLVWRWARGWARADNWFAIPFVALVVQSLLHGYFLSGPYFYETVGYGLLLLTRLWPLLLVAIFIGGAGLWWLARLTARRGAPERWRRPILGGLVAALLLYALYGWFLRPILPAVLSRPDFFSGGQIPVTNHENWLRLGWYLSPLGVWLGVLGGCLLLWRVERRTLLVVAIGWLFAVVYLWNISANPHHIYVMRRYAPVVAPFFVLGAAYLLGRWPLDRAGWAGYEARAGRRLPYPLGPVLLAAAAVVWLAGLGWSARGFVSQVDHAGLAGQLDQLAGRLPDGAVLLFNDQSPVGQGDVWGTPLRFIYGHDAFALRQPPATVAAPLVESIKTWQNSGRPVVWVGDSAWLDDQQIAYRTEQITLQSERLESSYDHKPTAIWVETVLLTLNYLQAE, from the coding sequence ATGCCTGAGTGGTTCTTCGGGGCGCTCCTGGTCGGTTTGATCGTTGCCGGGGGTATGTTGGCCGTCCGGCTCTTTCTCCCACGCGGTGCGCCGCTGCATCCCACCCACCTCTTTGCCGGGTTGGCGTTGGGTCTCATCGTCACCGGCTGGCTGGCCCTCGTCCTGGCCGAACTGAACCGATTCTTTCTCGGCGCGCTTCTGGCGATCCTGGTGGTCGGGGTGGCCGCCCTGCTCTTGTGGTCGTGGCGACGGCGCGGCGGGGATGCGCTCGCCCCGCCGGCCCCGGAAGCGCCACTGGCGCGGTGGGAATGGGCCATGCTGGCCGTATGGCTGGCTGCCGCGGCGTGGCTCTTCTTCCGGCCCCACGAGTACGTCTATGGCGGCGCGGATGCCGGGGTCTACATCAGCCTGGGGGCGGAGATCGCCCAACACGGGGGCTTCCGCATCGACGATGGGACGTTGGCCGGATTGTCGCCGGAGATGCGCGCCGCCGTCCTGCGCCCGCTACCCGACACGCCGGGGGCGGCCGCCTACCTGCTACCCGGCTTCTACGTCAGCGACGCGGCTGCCGGCCGCCTGATACCACAGTTCTATCCGCAGCATCCCGTGTGGCAGGCGGTGGCTTTTGCCGTGGCCGGTGGCATGGACGACGCGGCTGGGATCGACGCCCAATTGCTGCTGACCGGCCTGTGGATGGCGCTGGGGACGCTGGCCGTCTACCTGACGGCGCGCGACCTGGGCGGGCCAGTGGTGGGGGCGCTGGCGCTGGCCGGGTTGTCGCTCTCGGCCTTGCAGGTGTGGTTCGGCCGCTACCCAACCAGCGAGGCCCTGACCCAATTCCTGCTGTGGGTGGGGGTGTGGAGCGGCGGCCGGTGGCTGGGCGACCGCTCCCCGACGCGGCTGTGGGCCTTCCTGGCCGGTTGCGCCCTGGGGGCCGTCTTCCTGACGCGCATCGACGCGCTGGTTTTGCTGCCGGTCTTCGCCCTGGTGTTGGTCTGGCGCTGGGCGCGGGGCTGGGCGCGGGCCGATAACTGGTTCGCCATCCCGTTCGTGGCTCTGGTCGTCCAGTCGCTGCTGCACGGCTATTTCCTGAGCGGGCCCTATTTTTACGAGACGGTCGGCTATGGCCTGCTTCTCCTGACGAGGCTGTGGCCGTTGTTGCTGGTCGCCATCTTCATTGGCGGGGCGGGGCTGTGGTGGCTGGCGCGCCTAACCGCCCGGCGCGGCGCGCCGGAGCGGTGGCGACGGCCGATTTTAGGCGGGCTGGTCGCCGCGTTGCTGCTCTATGCCCTTTACGGCTGGTTCCTGCGACCGATATTGCCGGCCGTCCTGTCCCGGCCCGACTTTTTTAGCGGCGGCCAAATTCCAGTGACGAACCACGAGAACTGGTTGCGCCTGGGCTGGTATCTGTCGCCGCTGGGGGTGTGGCTGGGCGTGCTGGGCGGCTGCCTGCTGCTGTGGCGCGTCGAGCGGCGGACCTTGCTGGTCGTGGCGATCGGCTGGCTGTTCGCCGTGGTTTATCTGTGGAATATCAGCGCCAACCCCCACCACATCTACGTCATGCGCCGTTACGCGCCGGTCGTCGCGCCGTTTTTTGTCCTGGGCGCGGCCTACCTGCTGGGCCGTTGGCCGCTCGACCGGGCGGGCTGGGCCGGTTATGAGGCCCGCGCCGGCCGCCGGCTGCCCTACCCGCTGGGGCCGGTGCTGCTGGCGGCGGCGGCCGTCGTCTGGCTGGCCGGGCTGGGCTGGTCGGCGCGCGGCTTTGTCAGTCAGGTCGATCACGCCGGGCTGGCCGGGCAACTGGACCAACTGGCCGGGCGGCTGCCGGACGGGGCGGTGCTGCTGTTCAACGACCAGTCGCCGGTCGGCCAGGGGGACGTATGGGGCACGCCGCTGCGCTTCATCTACGGCCACGACGCCTTCGCCCTGCGCCAACCGCCGGCCACTGTGGCCGCGCCGCTGGTAGAGAGCATCAAAACGTGGCAGAATAGCGGCCGGCCCGTCGTCTGGGTGGGCGATAGCGCCTGGCTGGATGACCAACAGATTGCGTATCGAACGGAGCAGATAACATTGCAAAGCGAGCGGCTGGAGAGCAGCTACGATCACAAGCCCACCGCCATTTGGGTTGAGACCGTTCTTCTGACGCTGAATTATCTGCAAGCGGAGTAA
- a CDS encoding FkbM family methyltransferase, translating into MELDEHDQAAADAVDIENVMQEVRREILGRRLPGQVALSDITDTLPREYYEHLFRAGLAQSRLDVAVMVAPSRAPLVGPIIDRLRVKFHQLIVYYMNLFVENQSKVNAHMLSALGLLGRPVSDSQLASEHYAGGRRLEEGQTLDQWATPDDVYACYRLLLDREPDQHGWEYWSGLVTRQHLTRAYLVDSFVNGHEFQAKQAERNTPLLVELPEFKMYVRLNDQFIGAAIARDKQYEPHVTRALRDTLGRGATFIDVGANIGYFALLAAKIVGPAGRVVAFEPNPANCDLLRRSIEANQFGTITLHQNAVAEARQTIHFATAGIDSNGRMVNPAEAAAEVVALPTVEAVTLDETLADLGRIDVIKLDVEGAEARAWRGMQAVIARHKPTLIFEFSPILLRHTSEVEPDAFLREVSERYDLFIISPVGTTADKPDSVAAIVARQAESGQTHLDLLARPRS; encoded by the coding sequence ATGGAGCTTGACGAACACGACCAGGCCGCGGCCGACGCGGTTGACATTGAAAACGTGATGCAGGAAGTGCGGCGCGAGATATTGGGCCGCCGCCTGCCGGGCCAGGTGGCCTTGTCCGACATAACCGACACCTTACCGCGCGAATATTACGAGCACCTCTTCCGCGCCGGGCTGGCCCAGAGCCGGCTCGACGTGGCCGTGATGGTCGCCCCCAGCCGCGCGCCGCTGGTGGGGCCGATCATCGATCGCCTCCGGGTGAAGTTCCATCAACTCATCGTCTACTACATGAACCTGTTCGTCGAGAATCAGTCCAAGGTGAACGCCCATATGTTGTCGGCGTTGGGTCTGTTGGGCCGGCCGGTGAGCGATAGCCAACTGGCGAGCGAACATTATGCCGGCGGGCGACGGCTGGAAGAAGGTCAGACGTTGGACCAATGGGCCACCCCCGACGACGTGTATGCCTGCTATCGCCTGCTGCTGGACCGCGAGCCGGATCAGCATGGCTGGGAGTACTGGTCGGGCCTGGTGACCCGGCAGCACCTGACCCGCGCCTACCTGGTCGATTCCTTCGTCAACGGGCACGAATTCCAGGCCAAACAAGCCGAACGCAACACGCCTTTGCTGGTTGAGCTGCCCGAGTTCAAGATGTACGTGCGGCTGAACGATCAATTCATCGGCGCGGCCATCGCCCGCGACAAGCAGTATGAGCCGCACGTAACCCGTGCCCTGCGCGACACGCTCGGCCGCGGCGCGACCTTCATCGACGTGGGGGCCAACATCGGCTACTTCGCGCTGCTGGCGGCCAAGATCGTCGGCCCGGCGGGGCGGGTCGTGGCCTTCGAGCCGAACCCGGCCAATTGTGATTTGCTGCGCCGTAGCATCGAAGCCAACCAATTCGGCACGATTACCCTACACCAGAATGCCGTGGCCGAGGCCAGACAAACCATCCACTTCGCCACGGCGGGTATCGACAGCAACGGCCGGATGGTCAACCCCGCCGAGGCGGCGGCCGAGGTCGTGGCCCTGCCCACGGTCGAGGCCGTCACGCTCGATGAGACGCTGGCCGATCTGGGACGCATCGATGTGATCAAGCTCGACGTGGAGGGGGCCGAGGCGCGGGCCTGGCGCGGGATGCAGGCCGTTATCGCCCGTCACAAGCCGACGCTCATCTTCGAGTTCTCGCCCATCCTGTTGCGCCACACCAGTGAAGTGGAACCCGACGCCTTTCTGCGCGAGGTGAGCGAGCGGTATGACCTGTTCATCATTTCGCCGGTGGGCACGACGGCCGACAAGCCGGACAGCGTGGCCGCCATCGTCGCCCGTCAGGCCGAATCCGGCCAGACTCATCTCGACCTCCTGGCCCGGCCGCGGTCTTAG
- a CDS encoding glycosyltransferase family 4 protein: MRCGPNCAAATERPATHTMSGRVLHQFLTGATSGDAITDQALLMQRWLREAGFTSEIYAWHLHPSMEGAVRPLPTYHHTRGEAWAIYHHSIGSDVPDFLLRQAMRLILVYHNITPADYFTGSDPLRAHLARQGIEQLAVLRPITGLALAVSAYNEADLIAAGYEQTAVLPICLQAERYESAEPLPPVPGPRLLFIGRLAPNKRQEDLVKLLACLRRIRPTAHLTLLGDRWEIGYDRWVEGLAAEMSVGDGLTLTGKVSQAAMVAHLRAADLFVSMSEHEGFGVPLIESMVLGLPVLAYGAAAVPETMGGAGLLFHDKDYEALAELIDLLLDDPALRQRIIAGQRARARAFLEPAVRGQFIERLGEVGLC, from the coding sequence ATGCGCTGCGGGCCGAACTGCGCCGCCGCGACTGAGCGCCCGGCCACCCACACCATGAGCGGGCGCGTTCTGCACCAATTCCTGACCGGGGCCACCTCGGGCGACGCCATCACCGATCAGGCGTTGCTCATGCAGCGCTGGCTGCGCGAGGCGGGCTTCACGTCGGAGATTTACGCCTGGCATCTGCACCCCAGCATGGAGGGGGCCGTGCGCCCCTTGCCCACCTATCACCACACGCGGGGCGAGGCGTGGGCCATCTACCACCACAGCATCGGCTCCGACGTGCCCGACTTCCTGCTGCGCCAGGCGATGCGCCTCATCCTGGTCTATCACAACATCACCCCGGCCGACTATTTCACCGGCAGCGACCCCCTGCGCGCCCATCTGGCCCGGCAGGGGATCGAGCAATTGGCGGTGCTGCGGCCGATCACGGGGCTGGCTCTGGCCGTCTCAGCCTACAACGAGGCCGATTTGATCGCCGCCGGCTATGAGCAGACGGCCGTGCTGCCCATCTGCTTGCAAGCCGAGCGGTATGAGTCCGCCGAACCGCTGCCGCCTGTCCCCGGCCCGCGCCTGTTGTTCATCGGCCGGCTGGCTCCTAACAAGCGGCAGGAAGACCTGGTGAAGCTGCTCGCCTGCCTGCGCCGCATCCGCCCCACGGCCCATCTGACCCTGCTGGGCGACCGTTGGGAGATCGGCTACGACCGCTGGGTCGAAGGACTGGCCGCCGAAATGAGCGTGGGCGACGGCCTGACGCTGACGGGCAAGGTGTCGCAGGCGGCGATGGTGGCCCATCTGCGGGCGGCCGATCTCTTCGTGTCGATGAGCGAGCACGAGGGCTTCGGCGTGCCGCTCATCGAGAGCATGGTTCTGGGGCTGCCGGTGCTGGCCTATGGCGCGGCGGCCGTGCCGGAGACGATGGGCGGCGCGGGCCTGTTGTTCCATGACAAGGACTACGAGGCGTTGGCCGAACTCATCGATCTGTTGCTCGACGACCCGGCCCTGCGGCAGCGCATCATCGCCGGGCAGCGGGCCAGGGCGCGGGCCTTTTTGGAGCCGGCGGTGCGCGGGCAATTCATCGAGCGCCTGGGCGAGGTGGGACTGTGCTAA
- a CDS encoding glycosyltransferase family 4 protein, translated as MLKGKRVALVVQRYGEEVNGGAEMLARWLAERLANMVETRVITTCAVDYLTWDNVYPPGESELNGVRVLRFAVDAPRHPDFARRTVALFEEKRTLFDELQWMKDQGPYSTDLLDYIHDARDLFDLFIFVTYLYPPTFFGLPLVADKAILVPNAHDEPYLRLPIMRPLFHMPQLIVYNTETEQALVNEVMHNRYVPQIVTGVGINVPDNVSAARFRQKFGIDGSFVVYVGRVDSAKNVPELLDHFARFRDETDHDTRLVLIGKSSLEMPVRPDIIPLGFVSEEDKFDAIRAADVLVMPSLYESLSLVAMEAWLMGVPTLVNGQCEVLKSQTRRSNGGLYYYSYDEFAAALQRLLDDAPLRAQLGRQGRAFVAANYSWEVVMAKYRAILETLMPRPREGHG; from the coding sequence GTGCTAAAGGGCAAGCGCGTGGCTCTGGTGGTGCAACGCTACGGCGAGGAGGTCAACGGCGGGGCCGAGATGCTGGCCCGCTGGCTGGCCGAGCGGCTGGCGAACATGGTGGAGACCCGGGTCATCACCACTTGCGCCGTGGATTATCTGACCTGGGACAACGTCTATCCGCCCGGCGAAAGCGAGTTGAACGGCGTGCGCGTGCTGCGTTTCGCCGTGGACGCGCCGCGCCATCCTGACTTCGCCCGGCGCACGGTGGCCCTGTTCGAGGAGAAGCGCACGCTGTTCGACGAGTTGCAATGGATGAAGGATCAGGGGCCCTATTCCACCGACCTGCTCGATTACATCCACGACGCCCGCGACTTATTCGACCTGTTCATCTTCGTGACCTATCTCTACCCACCGACGTTTTTCGGCCTGCCGCTGGTGGCCGACAAGGCTATCCTGGTGCCCAACGCCCATGATGAGCCGTATCTCCGCCTGCCCATCATGCGGCCCCTCTTCCACATGCCGCAACTGATCGTCTACAACACCGAGACGGAGCAAGCGCTGGTCAATGAGGTGATGCACAACCGGTACGTGCCCCAGATCGTCACCGGCGTGGGCATCAACGTGCCCGACAACGTATCGGCGGCCCGCTTCCGGCAGAAGTTCGGCATCGACGGCTCCTTCGTGGTCTACGTCGGCCGGGTCGATTCGGCCAAAAACGTGCCCGAACTGCTCGACCATTTCGCCCGCTTCCGCGACGAGACCGACCACGATACCAGGCTGGTGCTCATCGGCAAGTCGAGCCTGGAAATGCCGGTCCGGCCCGACATTATTCCCCTGGGCTTCGTCAGCGAGGAAGACAAATTCGACGCCATCCGCGCCGCCGACGTGCTGGTGATGCCCTCGCTCTATGAAAGCCTGTCGCTGGTGGCGATGGAGGCCTGGTTGATGGGCGTGCCCACGCTGGTCAACGGCCAGTGCGAGGTGCTCAAATCGCAGACCCGGCGCAGCAACGGCGGGCTGTATTACTACTCCTACGATGAATTCGCGGCGGCGCTGCAACGCCTGCTCGACGACGCGCCGCTGCGCGCCCAACTCGGCCGCCAGGGTCGGGCCTTCGTGGCCGCCAACTATAGTTGGGAGGTGGTCATGGCTAAGTATCGCGCCATCCTGGAGACGCTGATGCCGCGGCCGAGGGAGGGGCATGGCTGA
- a CDS encoding glycosyltransferase family 4 protein, which translates to MAERALHQFTEGAYIGDAVSDQVFAIQRWLHDLGFASEVYAERIQPELTGRVRPARDYRPGPGESCLIHHHAVGSEIAERLMAIGLPQLLIYHNITPPEFFAFTDPILATHLHKGRRQLEAMRPNTLLALGDSGYNARELAALGYDKTGVLPIVLDESQFRAPLNETLAAECAAARPLVLFVGRFAPNKRQEDLLKLHHCLRRILPTARLALVGNTDFTDYVAWLRALAGDLGLGDDAVRITGHVSHRDMITYYRRADVYVSMSEHEGFGKPLIESMYCGLPVVAYASTAVPDTLGEAGILFHRKDFEGLAELIAALLADEPLRRRVIARQTGRVRAFLEPQVRRQWEAHLQSAGLLPGGAGQ; encoded by the coding sequence ATGGCTGAGCGCGCCCTGCATCAATTCACCGAGGGGGCCTACATCGGCGACGCGGTCAGCGACCAGGTTTTCGCCATCCAGCGCTGGCTGCACGATTTGGGCTTCGCCTCGGAGGTCTACGCCGAGCGCATCCAACCCGAACTGACGGGGCGGGTGCGGCCGGCCCGCGACTACCGGCCGGGGCCGGGCGAAAGCTGCCTCATCCACCACCACGCCGTCGGCTCCGAGATCGCCGAGCGGCTGATGGCGATTGGCCTGCCGCAACTCCTCATCTACCACAACATCACCCCGCCCGAGTTCTTCGCCTTCACCGACCCGATTCTGGCGACCCATCTGCACAAGGGCCGCCGCCAACTGGAGGCCATGCGGCCCAACACGCTGTTGGCCCTGGGCGATTCCGGCTACAACGCCCGTGAGTTGGCCGCCCTGGGCTACGACAAGACCGGCGTGTTGCCCATCGTCCTGGACGAAAGCCAGTTCCGCGCGCCGCTTAACGAGACGCTGGCCGCCGAATGCGCCGCCGCCCGGCCGCTGGTGCTGTTCGTCGGCCGCTTCGCGCCCAACAAGCGGCAGGAAGATCTGCTGAAGCTCCACCACTGCCTGCGGCGCATCCTGCCCACGGCGCGGCTGGCGCTGGTCGGCAATACCGATTTCACCGATTACGTGGCCTGGCTGCGGGCGCTGGCCGGCGATTTGGGGCTGGGCGATGACGCCGTGCGCATCACCGGCCACGTGAGCCACCGCGACATGATCACCTACTACCGCCGCGCCGACGTGTACGTGTCGATGAGCGAGCACGAGGGCTTCGGCAAGCCGCTGATCGAGAGCATGTATTGCGGCTTGCCGGTCGTGGCCTACGCTTCGACGGCCGTGCCCGACACGCTGGGCGAGGCGGGCATCCTCTTCCACCGCAAGGATTTCGAGGGGCTGGCCGAACTGATCGCCGCGCTGCTGGCCGATGAGCCGTTGCGGCGGCGGGTCATCGCTCGCCAGACCGGGCGGGTGCGCGCCTTTCTGGAGCCGCAGGTACGCCGGCAATGGGAAGCGCATTTGCAATCGGCCGGCCTCCTGCCGGGTGGGGCGGGGCAATGA
- a CDS encoding glycosyltransferase family 4 protein, translated as MSDTPLHVAFVTPAYPPLMGGGERYAAALARGLVAAGARVTVVTSAATTEADLWQGAAGASDAIEDGARVIRLPVLPTPHGRRGLLLWRKAMVLLSALPGDQAAWLTGMARRVPAIDGLAETLAGLADVDVFHAFNLSWERAMVAAHAHSREVGRPLFVTPFLHLGEGHDRVARNSTMDHQLRIMREADRLLVLTRVEADGLARYVYGPERISVIGGGADAPPADFAASPYFAADHPEARGEFGLYIGRHSFDKGALHAADAVRVLRRRGRDIALLLIGASTPEFERYRRRLSPEDRAAIRPLGALSDRDKHAVLNRAKFLMLPSRSDSFGIVLLEAWAHGVPVIAARAGGIPGVVDDGATGLLVPFADVDNLAMAAERILGDPMFAERLGRQGREKLVAGYHWDVVVERVLGQYRALLDKS; from the coding sequence ATGAGCGACACCCCCCTCCACGTGGCGTTTGTTACCCCGGCCTACCCGCCGCTGATGGGCGGTGGCGAGCGTTACGCCGCGGCGCTGGCTCGCGGGCTAGTGGCCGCCGGGGCGCGGGTCACGGTCGTCACCAGCGCCGCCACAACCGAGGCCGACCTGTGGCAAGGCGCGGCCGGCGCGTCGGATGCCATCGAGGACGGCGCGCGCGTCATCCGCTTGCCCGTGTTGCCCACCCCCCACGGCCGGCGCGGTCTGCTGTTGTGGCGCAAGGCGATGGTGCTGCTGTCGGCCTTGCCCGGCGATCAGGCGGCGTGGCTGACGGGCATGGCCCGGCGCGTGCCCGCCATCGACGGGCTGGCCGAGACGCTGGCCGGGTTGGCCGACGTTGACGTCTTTCATGCGTTTAACCTGTCCTGGGAACGGGCGATGGTGGCCGCCCACGCCCACAGTCGCGAGGTGGGCCGGCCGCTGTTCGTCACCCCCTTCCTGCATCTGGGCGAGGGCCACGACCGCGTGGCCCGCAACTCAACGATGGATCACCAGTTGCGCATCATGCGCGAAGCCGACCGCCTGCTGGTGCTGACGCGCGTCGAGGCCGACGGGCTGGCCCGCTACGTCTATGGGCCGGAGCGCATCTCCGTCATCGGCGGCGGGGCCGACGCGCCGCCGGCCGACTTCGCCGCCTCGCCCTATTTCGCCGCCGACCACCCCGAAGCGCGCGGTGAATTCGGCCTCTACATCGGCCGCCACTCCTTCGACAAGGGCGCGCTCCATGCCGCCGACGCCGTGCGCGTGTTGCGGCGGCGCGGGCGGGATATTGCCCTGCTGCTCATCGGCGCCTCCACGCCGGAGTTCGAGCGCTACCGGCGGCGGCTGTCGCCCGAAGATCGTGCCGCCATTCGGCCGCTGGGCGCGCTGTCCGACCGCGACAAGCACGCCGTGCTGAACCGGGCCAAATTCCTCATGTTGCCGTCGCGCAGTGATTCGTTCGGCATCGTCCTGCTGGAAGCGTGGGCGCATGGCGTGCCGGTCATCGCCGCCCGCGCCGGGGGCATTCCCGGTGTGGTCGACGACGGCGCGACGGGGCTGCTGGTGCCCTTCGCCGATGTGGATAACCTGGCGATGGCCGCCGAGCGCATCCTGGGCGACCCGATGTTCGCCGAGCGTCTGGGCCGGCAGGGGCGCGAAAAGCTGGTGGCCGGCTATCATTGGGACGTCGTCGTCGAACGGGTGCTCGGCCAGTACCGCGCTCTGCTGGACAAGTCGTAG